CTAAGCGCAAGCATTACCCGCTGGTTGAAAAAATTGCGCTGGTGAAGGTGCACGACGACCAGACAGAGGTTATCCGGCGTCTGGAAGAAGGCGGCTTCTTCGTGGACGAAAAAAAACGCATTGTCATTTTGCGCGTGACCTACGCACAGCACAAATTCAACCCGGACAACGTGCGGCAGGAACGCGCCCTTTCCGTGATGATGCAGGAGGTTATCCACCCCCTTACCGGAAGGGTCATCGATGATCTCAACATCATCAAGGACACGACCAACATGTTCCTTCGCCTCAACGACATTGTCCGGGGCGAACACATGGGGCGCATCACTTACAAGCGTAATGAAATTGTCGAAAACACGGATACGGACGAGAAGCGGCTCAAATTCCTCTACGCATGGCTCTCAAAGCACCAGCGCAGAATTATCGGCTATTCCGACGAATTTTTCGGCAACGTGGTCAAGGTTCTGGATGGCTACCTGCTCTCGCCAGACAACTACGAGGCGTTCGGGAACCTGAACGAACTGTATCAGGAAGTATGGACACGCTACAGCTTTATCCAGCAGGCCCGTAAAATCAAAGTGCTTGAAGACCTGCGCACACGCGAATTCAAGGGCGAACGTATCAGCTACGGCACCATGCTGACCGAAGCGGCAACCCTGCTCCACGGTCTCAAGTTCGAAATCGTAAGCTACTTTGATGAACTGGTTGCCAGCGTTATCTCCATTGCCGAATCCATTCTCAATGACCGCTACCTGACCCGCAATTACATTGAAAAAAGGGATGACCAGCTCACGCCCTACGGTATGGAGATGAAAAAACAGTACAGAAAACTCGTCTCCCTACTTGACGAATTCAAAGCAATCCGCAAATCTCGTCGCGAGTTCAGTCAGAATCGCTAATATGGCCGTGTGATTCTGAAGGAACCAGCAACCACACCACAACATCCACCATCAACCGCTCAGGAGGACGCCTTGTCTGACCTGCTCCAAACTCCGTTAACGTCGTGGCACAAGGCTCAGGGCGCCAAAATGGCCCCTTTTGCCGGCTGGGATATGCCCATACAATACAAGGGCATCATCGTGGAGCACAATCACACCCGTGAGCATGCCTCCATCTTCGATATCTGCCACATGGGTGAATTCACGCTCAAGGGTGCAGGTGCAAAGGACGCCCTTTCCAAGATCGTCACCCACAATCTGGACACGCTCGGCACCGGCAAATGCCGATACGGTTTTCTGCTGAACGAAGAAGGCTGCATCCTTGACGACCTCATCGTCTATTGCATGGGAGAAGACGACTACATGCTGGTGGTCAACGGCGCCTGTACCGAATCCGACTTCGCATGGATAGCCCGCCACCTGCCCGCCTCGCTCGCCTTTACCGATATTTCCTCCCAGACCGCCAAGATCGACCTGCAGGGTCCCGATGCCTACGATGTGCTTGAGGCCGTCATGGGTTCCGGTTTCCGCTCTCTCAAGTATTTCTGCCATGTGACGGCCGAGTTCAACGGCGACACCATCATCATCAGCCGCACCGGCTACACCGGCGAACTGGGCTATGAATTCTATCTGCCCGCCTACAATGCCGCAGCCCTGTGGGATAAGCTCAATGCCGACTCCCGCGTAGAACCTGCGGGCCTTGGCGCACGCGACACTCTGCGCCTTGAAGTCGGCCTGCCCCTCTACGGCCAGGACCTTGACACCAAGCACAACCCCACCGAAGCCGGAATGGGCTGGCTGCTCAAGTCGCCTGCCGCATACATCGGCAAGGGCAAGGATGCGGAAGTTCGCGAAATGCTCATTCCTCTCACCATCCCCGGCCGCAGGGCCGCACGTCACAACGACGTTGTCTGCCTGCCCGACTCGAAGGGCGGCAAGGAAGTGGGCATTGTCACCAGCGGCTCCTTCTGCCCCTCTGTGGGTAATTCCGTGGCCCTTGCTTACGTGGCCAAGGAATACGCCGAAGAAACGGACTTTGTCGTCAAGACCGCCCGTGCAGGGCTGGAAGCAACCCGGTCCGAACTGCCCTTCTTCAAGGGCGGCACGGCCCGCAAGAAGCTTGAAGACTAACCGGCTCGCCTGTTTCTCCATGCTTGTTCAAGGGGTGGCTTTGGCCGCCCCTTTTTGCTGCGATCTGTCGTCCATTTTGTAAGGGGAACCGGACGCATTGGTGTTGGCAGACCGCCCCATGCCTGTTAAGAATGCGCAATAGAGTTACCGACCTTACGTATCGCGCCACAGTACTTTACCCATTCCGGAGTCTTGATTCTTGAAAACGTTCTATCTGCCGCCCGAAGAATGGCGGGAACCATACGCACTTGAAGGGCAGGAAGCCAGGCACCTCGTCAAGGTACTGCGCGCCCGCGCAGGCGACCTTATCCGCCTGCTGGACGGAAGAGGCCGCGAAGGCACATTCCGCATTACCGCCACGGAAAAGCAGCGTGTTGCGCTAACCCTTGAAGTGTTGGTTGAACATCCTGCCCCGTCGGGGTCCACAGTGCTTGCTCTGGGCTGGGCCAAATCCGTGCGACGCGGCTGGTTGCTTGAAAAAGCTGTGGAACTTGAAGCAGGCGGGGTGTGGCTCTGGCAGGCGGACCGTTCCCAGTCGCATGTTCCTGAAGACATAAAGGAATCGTGGGAAGGCCAGATGATCGCCGGAGCCAAGCAGAGCGTAAACCCGTGGCTGCCTGAACTGCGTACCATTCCCGAAGGCGTTGAAGG
This region of Desulfovibrio subterraneus genomic DNA includes:
- the gcvT gene encoding glycine cleavage system aminomethyltransferase GcvT, which translates into the protein MSDLLQTPLTSWHKAQGAKMAPFAGWDMPIQYKGIIVEHNHTREHASIFDICHMGEFTLKGAGAKDALSKIVTHNLDTLGTGKCRYGFLLNEEGCILDDLIVYCMGEDDYMLVVNGACTESDFAWIARHLPASLAFTDISSQTAKIDLQGPDAYDVLEAVMGSGFRSLKYFCHVTAEFNGDTIIISRTGYTGELGYEFYLPAYNAAALWDKLNADSRVEPAGLGARDTLRLEVGLPLYGQDLDTKHNPTEAGMGWLLKSPAAYIGKGKDAEVREMLIPLTIPGRRAARHNDVVCLPDSKGGKEVGIVTSGSFCPSVGNSVALAYVAKEYAEETDFVVKTARAGLEATRSELPFFKGGTARKKLED
- a CDS encoding 16S rRNA (uracil(1498)-N(3))-methyltransferase is translated as MKTFYLPPEEWREPYALEGQEARHLVKVLRARAGDLIRLLDGRGREGTFRITATEKQRVALTLEVLVEHPAPSGSTVLALGWAKSVRRGWLLEKAVELEAGGVWLWQADRSQSHVPEDIKESWEGQMIAGAKQSVNPWLPELRTIPEGVEGLVALAPEFDRTLILWEGQSPSALLSPAMLGGNGRTLFVVGPEGGFSDREVRVLTEGGFTPVSLGRRILRWETAALLCLGLDWWHRELNASSPTENGGRP